A stretch of DNA from Diospyros lotus cultivar Yz01 chromosome 14, ASM1463336v1, whole genome shotgun sequence:
GGTGTGGTCAtatcgcctttagagagattgcattttccccgattagggctaaatgctgtgtgggattctcttaggttggGGCATGTCATGATTTGTCggatttatatatgattttgcatatattcatgaaaatgtttttgaactctcacttagatgattcgccatctaatttggactatgtccctagaatattcaaacgttccaagagAAAGCAGTGGTGctaagggaaagaatgtcatcgagatgtagttgctatgtttagttttcgaaGGTTTTGtttatgattacgatgttcagaggatatgtaatattttgatattttcatatgaaacatcgatttggttactgTAAAAAGAATTGTCAATTATATATcgaggtttcgatcttacttccgctgatgtgattgataatacctgtcttagtctattaagttttaaattttgatatgttgagaaggtataattgggattgtcgggaaatgattatgatgagggtatgtatattgagacttatgttgtgtgtatgatgttgaaaaaatatatatatatatatatattcctgaaatctcgaggtaatgctcgTTTTGGGaagacggggcgttacaattatGGCTACATTATCCAAACAATATTTTAGGTTGACATTCCATATCCCAACTCAAAATCTCATATGGACCatctagtcatcctagtgcaacttccctgaccaaacggctcggcacggaaaccaaggtgACTACCCCAGCATGCACACCAGCACGAGATatccctattattccgtcatgcccttggagaattatggttacactattcagacaacatcttaggttgacattccatatgagcaatcacaaaacgcatgacaatgccacatttcacaattcaatacatcatataaacaacattataTAAAATGCAATGTACAAGTACAAAATGTTTAGGGACGAatctccctcataaaaccaaccgtcaccgcttaccgtttgcatgcaacaaaaccattttgcataaaCTCACAACACATTTTGATAGAACAAACCAAGTTTTGGGTAAACTACTCACGAGTTAAAATCAAGTTTCCaagtagaacactcacctcgaatgtattcgaAATACCTCGATCCACGTGCACTGCCTCAGTTTGAGTGCCAAATTACAAACACCCGaatttatactcaacctcgagccacgacactccctaaacaccatatttaattaaaggagtatcaaaatccatttttctcaatttttctataatttcctctatttttctcccaattttcacctcaataattcaaaataattatctcctccaacattttttcaaattttttaacatgataaatcttaaaataattcaagaaaaatatacaAAGTAAAATCCCGAATTTACCCTTGCTCACGCGCCCTACACATGGCTACGCATGGAGTGTGGCTCGTGCAGCCACGTGCCATcttttccctcaatttttcGGCCGCCACCGACGTTTTCGATGGCCAATCTGagggtacccccttgaagccctctCAAATTCGATCACGATGGCACTGGTTGTCGGTCAAAACACCACTAGAAAGGCCTCCGAATGGCCGGTTGCAAGTCAGCGGAGGCGGTCCGCCTTGGTTTTTTCGACGACGCACGAATAGCTTTCAAGCCTTGATAAAAATcctccaaatgctccagaaacctttctcttgatgcaaggatcaaaagcctaaCTCTCTCAAAATCACTCCAAATCGCGGCCAATTTGTTGCTCAAAAATctgaaaccctcggcccccttttatacccaaaaaccgGCCACCTCTTGGTCAATCACCCGTCCCATCGCCTAAAatggcctccacgtgcggtggatTGCAGCGATGGATTTTGCTTGTTGCGTTCACACCACCAATTTCAgtttattacactttggcctcCTAGTTTCTTTCAATGTCATTTCATTTCTACCATTTGCATATCACCCCTAATCATTCCAACAATGCCACTAAAGCCCACAAGTTTTGTACGCTTAATTTAATCTTCGAAACTTTCAATAAATTACCTTTTTGACATCCCtaggtaaaattagaaaattacattttggcccgGTTGATCATTTTGACCATAATTCTTTTCGTTTCAATCCGAAATCACTCAAGGGTTATTTCATATGCAAAATCTAAGTCCTTAAGACACTTCTTTGACTTTTCGAATATTCTCtatgtcgattcgattttctcaactcggtcgacagttgtactgaaaactgttcccaattcaatttttttgatgcctaaaatcataactcgtattactcgtcaataccattatattttccttaatcatttaggatccggggtactcccttcggtcaATTCAGTCTCTTAAGATGGTGATAGTATATCTTAAAGgcttattcttttaaaaatttcaattatatcctTCATCAAATACCTTTTATAACCTTGATAATTACCCAAGTATTACAGTAAGTGTTGCTCCTTTTCCAATCAGTGGAATTATCTTCAACAATTAGGAACAgatttaaaatcactaaaaaatcTTTTGTCAAAACTAAATGGGTTCATACATTTTCTTGTACGCATATATATGCATCTGAGGAGGCATTCCATCTGTGGCCAAATTGCCTACAGCAGCTGGTGACGTGGAAGATCAACATGGAGTTCTTATCAACCAACCAGAGAGTTTTGTCACGAAACTGATCTCAGGCTTGGCTCCGGGTTTTTTTGTGTCTCCTTcgtattatgtatatatgttattcaatgaattatggttatgttattttttttttctagattaaTTTAGGTTACGCTTactcaaggttgttaaaatcgggattttaagtgggatcgacaaagggtccataaaatcgtatcgtaaaattgaatcgtaaaatcgtaagattttagagataattaaaaataccctttaatttttgtaaatatatgtttataataacataattttgtagaaaatgaattaatatcatttaataacctaattattccttattgtaattcaaaagatgatatttccaaaatatagctcaaaaactagcaggttggtataggcaatttagaggtaaaatatagcttaaaattctttaaatgatgcttccaacgtcttccattagatttagattgcaattttttcttgatttaacattgattaaatcaagtaatatcccgatttggagttgggtggtccattaattaattacttgtttgtcttgatttacttatgcaatcaatgttaaatcaagtaaaaattataatttaaatcaagtaaattggaacttatgcaattaatgttagatgttatgtaacattggaacttatgcaatcaatgttaaatcaagttccaatttagaggcaaaatataacaattcattgcataagttccaatgtcagatgctatgtgacattgagacgttggaagtatcctctaaattacaacttaaatcaatggaggtctttgaatcgtaaaatcgtttggggatctctgaagcgtaaaatcgtacatgtaaaatcgagattttataggattttatcccaaattggattttacatgggatttgaatcgtttgggggtcttcgaatcgtaaaatcgtaaaatcgtacgcataaaatcgggattttaacaacaatgcgcttactataaaaaaaaagaattattaacgATCAAAAGTTAACGATagaattaattttgatgattaatatagtattattaacgactaaatataaattctatcgttataaaataaattttaacaatgGATTAAATAAGTCGTCGTTaataaatcattttcccatCGCTATTGACtagaatttttaattctaacaatgaaataataaaaaaaaattattaagatttaagtattactttatataattaagtaattttaatataattatatttttctgtaaatgctcaaatataattattaaactattacaattgggcattacttatttattgataatacaatttattgaaaaattatgaacatataATTGGGCATTTACTCTTTGGATGGATGTTTTCTTGTTGTGCAGTTTCCATTTTAATCAGAGGAGTGGATGACATAAAACAAAAGCACACATTTAtaattcattgatttttttgtcattttattaaAGAGTAATTATTCTTAATTCCTCCGTAAGAGAGATtaccttaattaattaagaagctaaggtggtgttctctttgtatttgagttttgtgttttgagttttgaattcattttgagttttgtgttttgagtgtctgttttgaaatttttaaaaatgcgttctttttgttattctgaaaaattatttctcaaaacaggaaactagaaaacgcgtttgctttgaaattttaaaaacgatttttttttttgttattatgatattttatttaacaaattataaatttgattcaaaaattttaaactataaaataaaattcaaataaaaaaaaatcaacaaccttagaaatatcatttaaaaaaattaatacaaataaaatatatcacatactcagtttaataaataaataaaataaaaaatttaaataacataacaaaaaatcaaatcagccgTAACCCATCTCATCTTCTTTGTTCTAGGGTTTtctgtgtgtgggggggggggggggtcgcGGTGGCTATGGCAGTGAGGGGCGCTGGTCGCGGTATTGTCGCGGTGGCGATGGGGGGCTGGTCGCGGTACTGTCGCGGTGGCGATGGGAGGCTGGTCGCGATGGCGGTGGGGGGGTCTGGTCGCGGTGGCGGTGGCTGTGGGGTTGAAGGTGGCGGAGGGGGGTgctggtcgcggtggcggcTGTGGGGTTGAAGGTCGATGACGGTGGTTGTGGTACTGGTCGCGATGGCATTGAGGGGCgctggtcgcggtggcggcAGAGTTGAAGGTCGACGGCGGCGGCGGTGGCTATGGCTGTCGATGGCCAGAAGAGGAGAGCGAGAACAGAGAGAAGatggggggggagagagaggggggagtgGTTCTGCGTGTGCCTGCGGGGGGGTTGGGGGGCTGTTTTCCGCGTTTTtaaattgttttgtattttcagtgtattttcactgaaaacgctcaaaacaacaaaattgttgttttgagtttccttaacaaaatttttagttgtttttgaaaacgcgttttgaaaaatgacaaagaaaacgcattttcaatgttttcaaaaactaaaaacagaaaacagCCCGAAAACGggaaagagaacaggccctaaaCTTCGTTTACATCCCAAAATACTAAAAATCAGCAACTTCTCTGAATCCCAAAATGGTAGGAACAGGAATCAGCCCCGCTGCCATTGTTAGCCATCACAAAGCTTTTAGAGCAGTGTTAGATTGGAAGAAAGATTCACTTAAAGTCCTCCGCGACTACTTGATCAGGCGGCAACGCGCCGGTCTGGCTCATGTCGACGTGCACGGCAACACGATTATCCATTTTCTGGCCATCGACGGCAATGCATCGGCTTTCAACCGACTCTTTGAAGACGGCATGTTGACCAGCGAAATGCTGAAGAAAGGGAACTTGAGAGGCGACACGACCTTGCACGAAGCCGCCAGGTTTGGGCGATGCAATGTCGTAGAAATCATGTTGGAGAAGGATGAAGGCTTGGCTTTGGAACGCAATAGTTTGGGCGAGACGCCGCTTTACGTTGCCGTTGCATCAGGGGAGAAAGATGTGTACGATTTCGTGAAGGGGAAACTAAACAAGGACAACGTAACGACAACGAGAAATGACGGCTGCACTCTCCTTCACGCCGCCATCATCGGAGAATCTTATAGCAAGTGTCTTTTTCTTACCACTCAAGTTGTAGCTTTAGCACTAGATTccaaaaagtataattttactTGGGGTTTGTCTTCTCATGTTGAGCAGGACTAGCATTCGAGATAGTAAACAACATATTCGCTGTTTGATCTATCTTTGTGATTATTAATCTACACTGACGGACATGTGTTGCTTTCTCATTATGtatagttttgttttctttttcattagttctatatatatgttttgtatcCCGATTTGGTTTTTATGTTTTGTACCTTGACCACAGGCATTCCACCAATGGATAATAGAACAAACCCCAGTACAGATGCGGAAAATCCTCGTCAAAATCAATCGGATATACCACAACCAAAAACGTCTTTGTGGCTAACCAAACTAACATCGGGTATTTGCTTTACTTATTCaactttattttggttttgttgtcacataacaatatatatgtaaaattacTGCACAAGCATCATGATGGTTGTAGGTTGCTTTaccaataaattaaaaagaagctTTACAGTACAAGCACTagagctttatatatatatagattcacTTCTATTTGTAGAAGATTTGTTGAGAAATAAATTTGCTTTGATTGAAAACTGTTAGAACAACTCTACCGAATAGActttttatttggttaaaagagaaaatttcttctatacttttaaattattctttaagGATTGTTTATTACACGAAAAATCTGTTAAGACTTTTGAGTGTCTTGTTGTCATTTGGCAGTTATTCAAACATAGACCTATTTgtattataaaagttattttaagaTACCCAGTGCACACATCTCAAAGTCATACCTTTAGCATTGTTGGCAGATTTTTAATTGAAGTGAATCATAGAGCGACGCACGTGATTTCTGCACCAACGTTAACTAGTTTTATTGAAATCTCCAAAACATCAACCTAGAGTAGAACCATGGTGAGTTGTATGCTTGTGCACCTTCAATCGAAGGAACACGGGATagaaaattatcttaaaatatataaaatgacttGAATGGTCTCTAATATTAGTAAATTACGAAACAATTTTTGATCAAGGAACACAGAAATGTTTACTTGCAGTTGGATGTATCTTCTTGCCTTCAAGAGAGTTAATTGCTCATTCTTCTTTGCTTAATGTAGGTCtcatctttattttcttaatctactcttatattttattttttggatcaaCTCTTTCTCTTATACTTTTAAGTCTATTGTTCTTGCAGGGTACAGAAAAGTGCTTAGAGGTTGGTTGTTCTAgcttaattttttccttttacttaaGATTGCTAGCCAAAAGATTAATtggagatgaagaagattggAGCCGTTACACTTACGGTGAAAGAACAATGGAACCATGTAAAGATCATGGGCAAATGAATGATTCAGTTTCTCTACAACGGCTTAATTTGGATTCTACAATTGATTCACCCAAAAATAATGGAATGAGAAATCCGCTATTTCAGGCGGTAGAAAACAGCATTCAAGAGTTGGTAGGGGAAATACTAGAAAAATTCCCAGATGCAGCCTATACAGTGGACAAGAATGGAAAGAACATATTGCATATAGCAGTggagaagaaagataaaagacTCTATGACTACTTGAAGACAAAAGTTCGCAAGGATGTGATGCTAACAGCAATGGACAACCAGGGAAACACCATTCTGCATCTTGCAACAAAACAAGGAAATAGTCCTAGAATTGTTCTTGGACATATGAACCAGATGGCATGGGACGTATTCTGGTTTAAGGTTCCCAGctaagaaattattttcttcaatacaTGCAATGTGATTCAATCAACGACTATTACATTACTTAGCCAAATGATGTGTTTACTTTATATTTTGACAGTCTACTATGTAGAATTCGAAAAAAAAGACACCATTTGAGTTGCTAactgttttctttctttggcATCGGATATGGTATGATTCTCCCCCTCATTTCCAATACCACCGCAATTTTGTTGGGAAGACAGCAAGTGAACTATTTCAAGAAAACCATATCAACTTACGAGAGAACTCTGAGAAGGCACTCAAAGATATGAAAAGTGGGTTGATGCTGGCTGTTGCTCTTATTGGCACTGTCAACTATGCGACATTATTTACCATCCCTAGAGGTTTTGATGACGATAACAATAGTAGAAGTTTTGGTCGTCCAAAGTTTTTTAGCACcaagaaagaagatcaagttTTGTCATTCTTGTTGTACACTGGGGTAGCTCTATTTAGCTCTCTAATTGCCTTGACTACCATGCTTTTGATTAAGTTGTCGAGGTTTACCAATGACGACTTCTTCATGATCTTGCCAGTGAGATACCTTGGTTCTCTAGTTGCTTTATTAGTCTCCACCATCTTCACAATTGCAGCTTGTGCTGAGATCTACGTTATCATCGAAATGAATGTCAACCCATACTGCaatatctcatatttttcaaaagggctcaaaagtaatttgggctcaaaagtaattttaatgttggctataggtgaaattatcaaaagagttgagacttaagtataatttcttacaattatcagtaccaaatcgactgcagggaatgcttCAGAGTGtaattgtttaagaaaaataatatagtcttgatgagcgttccgaggtagaatttatggtaataaaagaaattggaattgagtcagttttcagtacagctaaatTACAGCTTCGATTGaggctgaaaaatcaaatcgtcGTGGGAGATTCTTAGGAAGTCAACAAAACCTTAAAgaggctccgatttttcgtaaggatcaaccttGGAGTAGTTTCGGAATGAAACAAAGGTCTAGTAAGAGTGCAGGGACGAAATTGTCCTTATCGAATAAgctatgaattattaattttgaatttttggtatcataatgcaaattaatttgacgTTTGAGGATGTAcatgcaattagagaattatctaaGTGAAATCGAGATGAATATTGGGATTTAacgtgtaattttttttattattatggggAATataaagtgatatatatatatatttgtacgtGCGTGTGTGTGAGGTAGCCAGATTTCCACAAGAATTGAAGGAAATTAGTAGTAGGATTTGAGGGAAATTGGGCAACAAGATTTGAGTAAATCCAGAGTAGATAAGCTGAGATTAGATAGGATGGTAAGTgtatcatatataaatatatatatatttatatatttatatgtgtgtgtatgtgtgtgaaTGATGGCTCTTAACAATGGCCATTTTTGCTGTGAAATCAGATAAGAGagaatgcgagagagagagagtttggacTGAGCCTGTTGAGGCATCgcgagggagagaaagagagatcgaaAGTGAGAGATCGAGAAAGAGATCGGGGGAGAGAGAAAGCTTCTAAGAGCTTGGGTCGAAGTCGACTATAGCAGCTCGAGCGGAGTAAGGGAGTAGTTGATCGGTGAGGATGGTTGCTATAGTAAGCGTGGTGGCGCACGCAGAGGAGGCCGTTGTTATGATGGGTAGCAGCGGAGCTGGGAATCGCAGCCATGGCCACGGGCAGCGAGCTTGAGCGGTGGCATAGGTACGGTAGGGGGCGGTTGAGGATGGCCACGGCGGTGACCGGTGAGGTCGGGGCGACTGACGAAAGCCCGGGAGGCGGCTGGCATGGACGGAGGCGGCCGGCAGCGAGCCACGGTCGGCAGCTGGGCAAGGCTAGTCGTGCACATGAGCAtgggaggaaggaagaagaaggaatgaggagaaaagaagaaaaagaaaagaaaaggaaatggaagaaaatagagaaaaattttgaaaaatcatagaaaaataggaaatggagatttattAATGTTCtgaagattttggcaagaaaaaatTGTTCGGGCACCCGTTTCGAGGTCAGGGCACGTATACCGAGAAAGgctgagaggctaagtcaaggtgagtaaaatttttagaaattcaaaaatattattttatgaattattatagtgaaatatttgagaaaatattgaaaaatatttagtttggatttattgagaaaaaataggaagaaataaagagaaaaataaagaaaatacaagaaattatgaaaaaataggttttaatgtttatttaaataaatatgatgattagggtgatTTGAGACTTatgttgaagtgacttgtgcgaattttgaggttggcacgtaaATTGAGACGATGTGCGTATTTCGAGGCAAtgcgcgaatatcgaggtatccgataaacttgagaaggtaaatggtacttcccaactggatttagttttatgaaaatgcttgatttgtaagtTGTTCAActccaaaatctgattttatgtaaatgattttatcatattgtcatgccttgatctgagtatgtcatgtagattgcatttacatgttttgattatgaaatatgcatatgagcatgatgagattcatggtcatacgttgcatgggtttggaaTTAGGTACTGACGCCGTTGCTTTGCCAATGGTGGACCCATACACCCCGATCTGATAGGGAGATTGTAAAAATGatgggtaatcttaaggtgcagtcgactcaaacatgagagttatgatgttatgtgcattgcatacatacataagcATTAAATGtcttgttcccttacttagatgattcattatctaatttgggctttacctctagaatattcaaacgttctagatggagattgtagtagaaacgagaataaatgagacatgaaatgacacttagcaaaatgcatgatgagttgaatgtatgttatgtaacccatgtatttaagttatgctactttgaattctaaacgttttggggaatgatgatgtatatcctcatttatagttaatgatgatgtataaccttatttatggttaatgagaatat
This window harbors:
- the LOC127790887 gene encoding uncharacterized protein LOC127790887, whose translation is MVGTGISPAAIVSHHKAFRAVLDWKKDSLKVLRDYLIRRQRAGLAHVDVHGNTIIHFLAIDGNASAFNRLFEDGMLTSEMLKKGNLRGDTTLHEAARFGRCNVVEIMLEKDEGLALERNSLGETPLYVAVASGEKDVYDFVKGKLNKDNGTEKCLEVGCSSLIFSFYLRLLAKRLIGDEEDWSRYTYGERTMEPCKDHGQMNDSVSLQRLNLDSTIDSPKNNGMRNPLFQAVENSIQELVGEILEKFPDAAYTVDKNGKNILHIAVEKKDKRLYDYLKTKVRKDVMLTAMDNQGNTILHLATKQGNSPRIVLGHMNQMAWDVFWFKVPS